Proteins co-encoded in one Afipia sp. P52-10 genomic window:
- a CDS encoding SulP family inorganic anion transporter, protein MTLSSAVRTTPAQLGHEDTPSPIHVLQSPHLLVRETLAGVVTALALIPEVISFSFITGVDPKTALISSIVLCFVMSVIGGRPAMVTAAAGSIALVVGPMVKAHGAGYILPTILFAGVIQVMFGVLGLARLARFIPRSVMIGFVNALGILIFWAQVPHLVNVPWVVYPLFALTIAMVLVFPRITTAIPAPLVAIVAVTAIVIAGHLSVPNVGGEGSMTPGLPGPNAWTVPFNYETLQIIWPTALSVAFVGLLETLLTAKLVDEITDTRSHKGKESWALGVANICASFYGGVAGCAMIGQTIANVKIGQGRTRVSTAVAAVVLLILVTVLSNLMAQIPLVALAAVMMIVALTTVNWHSVRPDTLKRMPRSETLVMLATVAVTVMSGNLALGIVAGVLLAMVLFARRVAHVIKVDRAVSADGSSVQYSVRGPLFFGSSNDLVDRFLYAADPKTVVVDLSQSQVWDASTVAALDSIETKYKERGHVVSIIGLDPHSLAFHGRLTGKLS, encoded by the coding sequence ATGACCCTGTCGTCCGCCGTTCGAACCACACCTGCTCAGCTTGGCCACGAAGATACGCCGTCTCCGATTCATGTACTTCAATCGCCGCATCTGCTGGTGCGGGAAACGCTCGCGGGGGTCGTCACGGCGCTGGCGTTGATTCCGGAGGTCATTTCCTTCTCGTTCATCACCGGAGTCGATCCGAAGACGGCGCTCATCTCATCGATCGTTCTCTGTTTCGTCATGTCGGTGATCGGCGGACGGCCGGCCATGGTCACCGCTGCGGCGGGATCGATCGCGCTCGTGGTCGGACCGATGGTGAAAGCCCATGGGGCTGGATACATCCTGCCGACGATCCTTTTCGCGGGCGTCATTCAGGTCATGTTCGGCGTGCTGGGTCTCGCCCGGCTGGCGAGGTTCATTCCGCGTTCGGTGATGATCGGCTTCGTGAACGCGCTCGGCATTCTGATTTTCTGGGCCCAGGTCCCGCATCTCGTGAACGTCCCCTGGGTGGTCTATCCGCTCTTCGCCCTCACCATCGCGATGGTCCTGGTGTTTCCCCGGATCACCACAGCCATTCCTGCGCCCCTTGTGGCGATCGTGGCTGTAACCGCGATCGTGATCGCGGGTCATCTTTCGGTTCCCAACGTCGGAGGCGAGGGGAGCATGACGCCCGGCCTGCCGGGCCCCAATGCATGGACGGTACCGTTCAACTACGAGACTCTTCAGATCATCTGGCCGACGGCGCTCAGCGTCGCGTTCGTCGGTTTGCTCGAGACCCTGCTCACCGCCAAGCTCGTGGACGAAATCACCGATACGCGCTCGCATAAAGGTAAAGAGTCCTGGGCCCTCGGCGTCGCGAACATCTGTGCGTCCTTCTATGGCGGAGTGGCCGGCTGCGCGATGATTGGACAAACCATCGCCAATGTGAAGATCGGACAAGGGCGGACGCGCGTATCCACGGCGGTTGCGGCAGTTGTGCTCTTGATTCTCGTCACTGTGCTCAGCAATCTGATGGCGCAGATTCCGCTCGTCGCCTTGGCTGCGGTGATGATGATCGTGGCGCTGACGACGGTGAACTGGCACAGCGTGCGGCCGGATACGCTCAAGCGCATGCCGCGCTCGGAGACCCTGGTCATGCTGGCGACCGTTGCGGTCACAGTGATGTCGGGCAATCTCGCGTTGGGGATCGTCGCGGGTGTCCTGCTTGCCATGGTGCTGTTCGCGCGCCGTGTCGCTCACGTGATCAAGGTTGATCGTGCGGTGAGTGCCGATGGCTCATCGGTTCAGTATTCCGTCCGCGGGCCTCTGTTTTTCGGCAGCAGCAACGATCTGGTCGATCGGTTCCTCTATGCTGCCGATCCGAAGACAGTCGTTGTCGATCTCAGTCAGTCGCAAGTGTGGGATGCGTCGACCGTGGCGGCACTGGACTCGATCGAGACGAAGTACAAGGAACGCGGACACGTGGTCTCGATCATCGGGCTCGATCCGCACAGCCTCGCCTTTCATGGCAGGCTGACAGGAAAGCTGTCGTGA
- a CDS encoding formylglycine-generating enzyme family protein: MVWIPGGTFLMGSNSFYREERPVRPETVEGFWIDPHPVTNEQFAAFVRETGYVTLAERKPDPTLYPDADPALLVPGSLVFRMPDRPVSLRDNRAWWEYLPGADWCHPEGPASTILGREIHPVVHIAYEDAVAYADWAGKALPTEAEWEFAARGGLDGAAYCWGDAASPNGLHMANTWQGRFPWENLKEDGYERTSPVGAFPPNAYGLYDMAGXVWEWTASLYAASSAAPAQSCCQPAPAGDSARRVVKGGSFLCAPNYCLRYRPAARQGEAVDTSTCHIGFRCIVRP, encoded by the coding sequence ATGGTCTGGATCCCCGGCGGCACTTTCCTGATGGGGTCGAACAGTTTCTATCGTGAGGAACGGCCGGTCCGGCCGGAGACAGTCGAGGGCTTCTGGATCGATCCTCATCCGGTGACGAATGAGCAGTTTGCGGCGTTTGTTCGCGAGACGGGCTACGTTACGCTCGCTGAGCGAAAACCTGATCCTACGCTGTATCCCGACGCCGATCCGGCTCTGCTCGTGCCGGGGTCGCTGGTTTTTCGCATGCCGGACCGTCCCGTCAGTCTCAGAGACAATCGCGCCTGGTGGGAATATCTCCCAGGCGCCGACTGGTGCCATCCGGAGGGACCCGCAAGCACGATTCTCGGGCGCGAAATCCATCCTGTCGTACACATCGCCTACGAGGATGCCGTCGCCTATGCGGATTGGGCCGGTAAGGCGCTGCCGACCGAGGCCGAGTGGGAGTTTGCCGCGCGCGGCGGTCTCGACGGGGCGGCTTACTGCTGGGGCGATGCGGCCAGTCCCAACGGATTGCACATGGCCAACACCTGGCAAGGCCGCTTTCCGTGGGAGAATCTCAAGGAAGACGGTTACGAGCGGACATCGCCGGTCGGCGCATTCCCGCCCAATGCGTATGGCCTGTACGACATGGCGGGGNACGTCTGGGAATGGACGGCGAGTCTTTATGCGGCATCGTCAGCGGCACCTGCGCAATCGTGTTGCCAACCGGCGCCTGCCGGTGACAGCGCCCGTCGCGTGGTGAAGGGCGGTTCGTTTCTGTGCGCGCCCAACTACTGCCTGAGATATCGGCCGGCCGCTCGTCAGGGTGAGGCGGTCGACACGTCCACCTGTCATATCGGCTTTCGTTGCATCGTCAGGCCCTGA
- a CDS encoding arylsulfatase, protein MAKKPNILFFHVDNLGMGELGCYGGGILRGADTKRMDAFAKEGAKLTHYVVEPQCTPTRSALMTGRFPIRSGNHTIALGGNGGGIVSWERTIASILSEAGYTTAIYGKWHIGAEDGRFPTDHGFDEWYGPLRTYDECMWLEDPHYVPERDGYSFMHEGVKGKGAWPVEGQQLTMETKKTCDLEYQKRAIKFMERAVKEEKPFYCYFNHSLMHFPMSPRDEFVGKSTNGDWGDCLLMLDHDFGVLLDKLDELGVRDNTIVVMCGDNGAEDHLAGRGTGGFFDGSYFSSAEGGIRTPLLIRWPGHIKPGTESNEMVHVTDMFTTLVSFAGCEIPRDRLIDGVDQSAFFLGQQEASNRESCIVWLKDELHAVKWKDFKINFKRQQHFHDPELPLGFARITHLQEDPKEREAVNQRYVRWWVMQHAHRVVKAFDDSTKVEELIPPGSPLDFVPKQRRAS, encoded by the coding sequence ATGGCTAAGAAACCCAATATCCTGTTCTTCCATGTCGACAATCTCGGCATGGGCGAGCTGGGCTGCTACGGCGGCGGCATTCTCCGCGGTGCGGACACCAAGCGGATGGATGCTTTCGCGAAGGAAGGCGCAAAGCTCACACATTATGTCGTCGAGCCGCAGTGCACGCCGACACGTTCGGCTCTGATGACTGGACGTTTTCCGATCCGCTCCGGCAATCATACCATTGCCTTGGGCGGCAATGGCGGCGGCATCGTCAGCTGGGAGCGCACGATCGCATCGATCCTCTCCGAGGCCGGCTATACGACGGCGATCTATGGCAAATGGCACATCGGTGCGGAGGACGGCCGCTTCCCCACCGATCACGGCTTCGACGAATGGTACGGCCCCTTGCGCACCTACGACGAATGCATGTGGCTCGAGGACCCGCATTATGTACCGGAGCGTGATGGCTATTCGTTCATGCATGAGGGCGTCAAGGGCAAGGGCGCGTGGCCGGTCGAAGGTCAGCAGCTCACCATGGAGACGAAGAAGACCTGCGACCTCGAATACCAGAAGCGTGCGATCAAGTTCATGGAAAGGGCGGTCAAGGAGGAGAAGCCGTTCTACTGCTACTTCAATCACTCGCTGATGCACTTCCCGATGAGCCCGCGCGACGAATTCGTCGGCAAGAGCACGAACGGCGATTGGGGCGACTGCCTCCTCATGCTCGATCATGATTTCGGCGTTCTGCTCGACAAGCTCGATGAACTCGGCGTGCGCGACAACACGATCGTCGTGATGTGCGGCGACAACGGGGCGGAGGATCATCTCGCTGGCCGCGGTACGGGCGGCTTCTTCGACGGATCGTATTTCAGCTCGGCGGAAGGCGGTATCCGCACCCCGCTGCTGATCCGTTGGCCGGGCCACATCAAGCCGGGCACGGAAAGCAACGAGATGGTGCATGTCACGGACATGTTCACCACGCTCGTATCGTTCGCCGGTTGTGAAATCCCGCGCGATCGCCTGATCGATGGCGTCGATCAGTCGGCGTTCTTCTTGGGCCAGCAGGAAGCTTCCAATCGCGAGTCCTGCATTGTCTGGCTGAAGGACGAGCTTCATGCGGTGAAGTGGAAGGACTTCAAGATCAACTTCAAGCGTCAGCAGCACTTCCATGATCCGGAGCTGCCGCTCGGGTTCGCACGCATCACCCATCTTCAGGAAGATCCCAAGGAGCGGGAAGCGGTGAACCAGCGTTACGTGCGCTGGTGGGTGATGCAGCACGCGCATCGTGTCGTGAAAGCGTTCGATGACAGCACGAAAGTCGAGGAGCTGATCCCGCCGGGGTCGCCGCTCGATTTCGTTCCGAAGCAGCGGCGCGCTTCCTAG
- a CDS encoding ABC transporter ATP-binding protein → MTELATGRIDVRTMSVVFGSGDDEVVAVNDVDLNVQPGEFVSLIGPSGCGKSTLLSIVAGFMTPSSGEAWLDDKMITKPGAERGVVFQQYSLFPWLTVRKNVEFGLKMAGVAASKRNITARELLDLAGLLAFENHYPDQLSGGMKQRIGIIRALATSPRVLLMDEPFGALDTQTRVVMQEILTNIWQQFRISVLFVTHDIEESIFLSDRIYVMTARPGRIKAEIKVPLPRPRTPEMTETPEFVGLVRKLKGLIREESLAAMGPEIKTRGLTGFGMEVGPKGVGQIF, encoded by the coding sequence ATGACGGAGCTTGCGACAGGCAGGATCGATGTTCGAACCATGTCCGTGGTGTTCGGCTCGGGGGATGATGAGGTCGTCGCCGTCAACGACGTCGATCTCAACGTTCAGCCAGGCGAGTTCGTCTCGCTGATCGGGCCATCGGGCTGCGGGAAATCCACGCTTCTCAGCATCGTTGCCGGCTTCATGACGCCGTCGTCAGGCGAGGCGTGGCTCGATGACAAAATGATCACCAAGCCGGGCGCGGAGCGCGGGGTGGTGTTTCAGCAATACTCGCTGTTTCCATGGCTCACGGTCCGCAAGAACGTCGAGTTCGGATTGAAGATGGCCGGCGTGGCAGCGAGCAAGCGCAACATCACCGCCCGGGAGCTTCTCGACCTCGCCGGTCTTCTCGCGTTTGAAAATCATTATCCCGACCAGCTGTCCGGCGGCATGAAACAACGCATCGGTATCATCCGTGCGCTCGCCACCAGCCCGCGCGTTCTTCTGATGGATGAACCATTCGGCGCGCTGGATACGCAGACCCGCGTCGTCATGCAGGAAATCCTGACGAACATCTGGCAGCAGTTCAGGATCTCGGTCCTCTTCGTCACGCATGACATCGAAGAATCGATCTTCCTGTCCGACCGCATCTACGTGATGACGGCGCGGCCCGGACGCATCAAGGCCGAGATCAAGGTCCCGCTGCCAAGGCCGCGTACGCCCGAGATGACTGAGACGCCCGAATTCGTCGGACTGGTCCGCAAGCTCAAGGGCCTCATCCGGGAAGAGTCGCTTGCCGCAATGGGGCCGGAAATAAAAACGCGAGGCCTCACAGGCTTCGGAATGGAGGTGGGACCTAAAGGAGTCGGTCAGATTTTCTGA
- a CDS encoding ABC transporter permease has protein sequence MPVKQKPLLRRVSRDQWLSAVLAVASITLLFAVWYLGTKYRIEFYIRFKNVPTPYEVFRQALEMGASTKFVTNIINSVRRILAGFAIAILIGVPLGLVIGRYRHVRSFFMPVVEILRPIPAIAWVPMSIMLWPSNEASIVYITFIGAFFPILLNTIHGVHSLDGVLIRAGRCLGASEPRLFLYVILPGALPHIFTGLAVGMGVAWVSLIAAEMISGQFGVGYFTWEAYSLVDYPAIVLGMITIGVLGLACSGLIRLIGKLLMPWLAFAPGSRK, from the coding sequence ATGCCTGTGAAGCAAAAGCCGCTTCTCCGACGCGTCAGCCGTGACCAGTGGCTGTCGGCTGTTCTCGCCGTGGCATCCATCACGTTGCTCTTTGCGGTCTGGTATCTCGGCACGAAGTACCGGATCGAATTCTACATCCGCTTCAAGAACGTTCCGACGCCTTACGAGGTCTTTCGGCAGGCGCTCGAAATGGGAGCGTCTACGAAGTTCGTGACCAACATCATCAATAGCGTCCGGCGGATTCTGGCCGGGTTCGCCATCGCCATTCTGATTGGCGTGCCGCTCGGATTGGTGATCGGCAGATACCGGCATGTGCGAAGCTTCTTCATGCCGGTGGTCGAGATCCTGCGGCCCATACCGGCGATCGCATGGGTGCCGATGTCGATCATGCTGTGGCCGAGCAACGAGGCGAGCATCGTCTACATTACGTTCATCGGCGCGTTCTTTCCGATCCTGCTCAACACGATACACGGCGTGCATTCGCTCGATGGCGTGCTGATCCGGGCGGGCCGGTGTCTTGGCGCGAGTGAGCCGCGTTTGTTCCTGTACGTGATCTTGCCCGGCGCACTGCCGCACATCTTCACCGGCCTTGCCGTCGGAATGGGCGTGGCGTGGGTCTCCCTCATCGCGGCCGAAATGATCTCGGGTCAGTTCGGCGTCGGCTATTTCACCTGGGAGGCCTACTCGCTCGTGGACTACCCGGCGATCGTCCTTGGAATGATCACGATCGGCGTCCTCGGGCTCGCGTGCAGCGGACTGATCCGTCTGATCGGCAAGCTGCTGATGCCGTGGCTTGCATTCGCGCCAGGGAGCAGAAAATGA
- a CDS encoding ABC transporter substrate-binding protein — MVRLKRKFGLACAVFAGALSLASASALSQTIEIGIGTQNTTTNTVTGGVVLKELGLLEKHLPKDGKYKGVKYTLNWQNFTSGPPITNGMMANNIQIGMMGDYPLMVNGATGQATKNETQLVAIIAYNAFGGGNGIVVHKDSPYFQLSDLKGKTVSVPFGSAAHGMMLASLQKNGLPNDFWNLVSQSPEVGTTNLQEKRIDAHGDFVPFAELLPFKGFARKIYDGVETGTPTFHGVVVRKDFGEKYPEIVAAYIKALMEANDWMRRDPKLGAEKIEEWTKINKEVAYIFLGPGGIHTLDPTIKPKWVEAIAGNYAVLQKLNMIKELNIDAWVNDAYVKQAFKELGLDYDKQLSSMSNYGVTGKDEVCNAAVDNPREAGEVWVQGGGILPFSSPACTLMGVRKLSADNSKPNAVYLVDHALGIKVFAEAAFYAIDASPSKSPQVVPFLLKKDAEAYASKNGGKLATYPEALAAVGASR, encoded by the coding sequence GTGGTTCGTTTGAAACGAAAGTTCGGCCTCGCCTGCGCCGTGTTCGCGGGCGCACTGTCGCTTGCGTCCGCAAGCGCGCTCTCGCAAACAATCGAAATCGGCATTGGCACCCAGAACACGACGACGAACACCGTCACCGGTGGCGTTGTCCTCAAGGAACTCGGCCTTCTCGAAAAGCACCTGCCGAAGGACGGCAAGTACAAAGGCGTGAAATACACGCTCAATTGGCAGAACTTCACGTCCGGTCCACCCATCACCAACGGGATGATGGCCAACAATATTCAGATTGGCATGATGGGCGACTATCCGCTGATGGTGAATGGCGCCACCGGTCAGGCCACGAAGAACGAGACCCAACTGGTTGCAATCATCGCCTACAATGCTTTCGGTGGCGGCAATGGCATCGTTGTCCATAAGGATTCGCCGTACTTTCAGCTCTCCGATCTGAAGGGAAAGACCGTCTCCGTTCCGTTCGGCTCGGCCGCGCATGGCATGATGCTGGCGTCTCTGCAGAAGAACGGCCTGCCGAATGATTTCTGGAATCTGGTGTCGCAATCTCCCGAGGTCGGCACCACAAACCTGCAGGAGAAGCGCATCGACGCGCACGGCGATTTCGTGCCATTCGCGGAGTTGCTTCCCTTCAAGGGCTTTGCGCGCAAGATCTACGATGGCGTCGAAACCGGAACGCCGACCTTCCATGGCGTCGTGGTCCGCAAGGACTTCGGCGAAAAGTATCCTGAGATCGTCGCCGCATACATCAAGGCCTTGATGGAGGCGAACGACTGGATGCGTCGCGATCCAAAGCTGGGCGCCGAAAAAATCGAGGAGTGGACCAAGATCAACAAGGAGGTCGCCTATATCTTCCTCGGCCCAGGCGGCATCCACACGCTCGACCCGACAATCAAGCCGAAGTGGGTCGAGGCGATCGCGGGAAACTACGCCGTCCTGCAGAAGCTCAACATGATCAAGGAGCTGAACATCGATGCGTGGGTGAACGACGCCTACGTCAAGCAGGCTTTCAAAGAGCTCGGGCTGGACTACGACAAGCAGCTCTCGTCGATGTCCAACTACGGCGTGACGGGCAAGGATGAGGTCTGCAACGCGGCGGTCGACAATCCGCGCGAGGCGGGCGAGGTCTGGGTGCAGGGAGGAGGAATTCTGCCGTTCAGTTCGCCGGCCTGCACGTTGATGGGCGTTCGTAAGTTGAGCGCTGACAACAGCAAGCCCAACGCCGTCTACCTCGTCGATCATGCGCTGGGAATCAAGGTCTTCGCTGAGGCGGCGTTCTACGCGATCGACGCAAGCCCTTCCAAGAGTCCGCAGGTGGTGCCGTTCCTGTTGAAGAAGGACGCCGAAGCCTATGCGTCGAAGAACGGGGGCAAGCTCGCGACCTACCCGGAAGCGTTGGCAGCCGTCGGCGCGAGCCGATGA
- a CDS encoding Crp/Fnr family transcriptional regulator — protein MNKLPSNWRGTAGQSTKLANIDGLLTPDAEHQRGGPPQLFRDMSHHEQDAVLSAGKRRVLNRGTLLFKQGGAQDGIYLIESGRIKVFYIGPKGREITLAYWHAGNFVGGPDVFERGKHVWSGEAAANSTVLHLPGDLLRGMIKKIPALAINIIDGLSFKGKCYSALAQMLGTRSPIERLAQLLLHLANLYGVEERHGTLIAAMFTHADLAHMTGVTRQSVTTTLKRFVDDGIVDWSGPNLVVKNFELLASIRDGNKTISAAP, from the coding sequence ATGAACAAGCTCCCTTCCAATTGGCGGGGCACAGCAGGGCAATCCACGAAGCTCGCCAACATCGATGGCCTCCTGACGCCAGACGCCGAGCACCAGCGCGGTGGTCCGCCGCAGCTGTTCCGCGATATGTCGCATCACGAACAGGACGCCGTGCTCAGCGCCGGCAAGCGCCGCGTCCTCAATCGCGGGACCCTTCTGTTCAAGCAGGGCGGAGCGCAGGACGGCATCTATCTGATCGAAAGCGGACGCATCAAGGTTTTCTACATCGGACCAAAGGGACGGGAAATCACGCTGGCCTATTGGCATGCCGGAAATTTCGTCGGCGGGCCCGACGTGTTCGAGCGCGGCAAGCATGTCTGGTCGGGCGAGGCCGCCGCCAACAGCACGGTGCTGCATCTGCCCGGCGATCTGCTCAGGGGCATGATCAAGAAAATTCCCGCCCTCGCCATCAACATCATTGACGGCCTCAGCTTCAAAGGAAAGTGCTACTCGGCGCTCGCGCAGATGCTTGGCACGCGATCGCCGATCGAGCGGCTGGCGCAACTGCTGTTGCATCTCGCAAATCTCTACGGCGTCGAAGAACGTCACGGGACCTTGATAGCCGCCATGTTCACCCATGCGGATCTCGCGCACATGACCGGCGTGACCCGTCAATCGGTGACGACGACGCTCAAGCGTTTTGTCGATGATGGCATTGTCGACTGGAGCGGGCCCAACCTGGTCGTGAAGAATTTTGAACTTCTTGCCAGCATTCGGGACGGCAACAAGACGATCTCCGCCGCCCCATAA
- a CDS encoding ABC transporter permease, which yields MQQITEAISNPKVKRAIELAIGPLLLFALWWIAFKGQLVNKDLLPSPVDTLRDTAASIAAGKMTDDFVHTIARVAYSTLIAVIAGVPIGIVLGAKAAIYRSVEFLVDFFRSTPATALFPLFLLLFGLGDFAKIAVAAFAAWLVIVFNVAYGVMNARQTRILAARSMGASSLRIFKDVIFYETLPQTFVGLRTAVSLALVVIIVAEMFIGATDGIGHRIIDAQISYSLTDMYGSILIAGAMGYGLNLMLLMIERSFIHWSGR from the coding sequence ATGCAACAGATCACTGAGGCGATCTCGAACCCGAAGGTAAAGCGCGCCATCGAACTGGCGATAGGTCCGCTGCTGCTGTTCGCGCTGTGGTGGATCGCGTTCAAGGGGCAGCTGGTCAACAAGGATCTGCTGCCGTCGCCGGTCGATACGCTGCGCGACACCGCTGCCAGCATTGCCGCCGGCAAGATGACCGACGATTTCGTCCACACCATCGCGCGTGTCGCCTATTCGACCTTGATCGCGGTCATCGCCGGCGTCCCGATCGGCATCGTGCTGGGCGCTAAGGCCGCGATCTATCGCTCGGTCGAATTCCTGGTCGACTTCTTCCGATCCACGCCGGCGACCGCGTTGTTTCCTCTCTTCCTGCTGCTGTTCGGCCTCGGCGATTTTGCCAAGATTGCGGTTGCCGCCTTCGCCGCCTGGCTCGTCATCGTCTTCAACGTGGCTTACGGCGTGATGAATGCCCGCCAGACCCGCATCCTCGCGGCGCGCTCGATGGGCGCTTCGTCGCTCCGCATCTTCAAGGACGTCATCTTCTACGAGACCCTGCCGCAGACCTTCGTCGGCCTGCGTACCGCGGTATCGCTGGCGCTGGTCGTGATCATCGTCGCCGAGATGTTCATCGGCGCCACCGATGGCATCGGTCATCGAATCATCGATGCGCAGATCTCGTACTCGCTCACCGACATGTACGGCTCCATCCTGATCGCGGGCGCGATGGGATACGGGCTCAACCTCATGCTCCTGATGATCGAACGCTCGTTCATTCACTGGTCCGGCAGATAG